One stretch of Juglans microcarpa x Juglans regia isolate MS1-56 chromosome 3D, Jm3101_v1.0, whole genome shotgun sequence DNA includes these proteins:
- the LOC121255766 gene encoding uncharacterized protein LOC121255766 isoform X1 produces MSQMMISWIQSRSARSRINSKDLVSNWKSKSIHCIGVLFTDPSNSRSYTSQALNHPSGRILNQYVHPLKFASGETYSVLQSSSLQHWFKNWQKLREHKLTASTFAAAIGFWRRRRVQLWLEKIGAIEPFSGNLATCWNNIKEEEALERYKLITGNTVLFPEFQVYGERNPEDDWLAGSPDGVVDRLVYDLPSRGVLEIKCPFFNGDMSQAVPWSRVPLYCIPQAQGLMEIMDKDWMDFYVWTPKGSSLFRLYRDIEYWDVLKMALSDFWWKHVQPTKELCSKSVITNPLTQLRSLRPAPRHELCSYIVYESKHVVDNSKLMMREIYGILQN; encoded by the exons atgtctCAGATGATGATTTCGTGGATACAGAGCAGGAGTGCCAGGAGTAGAATAAATTCCAAAGACTTAGT ATCAAACTGGAAGAGTAAGAGTATCCATTGCATAGGTGTGCTCTTTACAGATCCAAGCAATAGTAGGAGCTACACTAGCCAGGCTCTTAATCATCCCTCTGGGAGAATCTTGAATCAATATGTTCACCCTCTAAAATTTGCGTCTGGTGAAACTTATTCTGTTCTTCAATCAAGTAGTCTTCAGCACTGGTTCAAAAACTGGCAAAAACTCAGGGAGCATAAATTGACAGCAAGCACTTTTGCTGCAGCTATTGGGTTTTGGCGTCGCCGAAGGGTTCAGCTGTGGTTAGAGAAAATTGGGGCAATTGAGCCATTTTCTGGAAACCTGGCTACCTGTTGGAACAATATTAAAGAAGAGGAAGCACTTGAAAGATACAAGCTCATAACCGGTAATACTGTTTTGTTTCCTGAATTTCAGGTCTATGGTGAGAGAAACCCAGAAGATGATTGGCTAGCAGGTTCACCAGATGGAGTAGTTGACAGGCTGGTTTATGATTTGCCTTCACGGGGAGTGCTTGAGATAAAGTGTCCATTTTTCAATGGAGATATGAGCCAGGCTGTCCCTTGGTCACGAGTCCCTCTTTACTGTATTCCACAAGCTCAGGGTTTAATGGAAATAATGGACAAGGATTGGATGGATTTCTATGTTTGGACTCCTAAAGGGAGTAGTCTATTTCGGCTATACAGAGATATAGAATACTGGGATGTGTTGAAAATGGCACTCTCTGATTTCTGGTGGAAACATGTCCAGCCAACCAAGGAGTTGTGCAGTAAATCTGTAATCACGAATCCTCTCACTCAATTACGTTCACTTAGGCCAGCTCCTAGGCATGAGTTATGTAGTTATATAGTTTATGAAAGTAAGCATGTTGTCGATAACTCCAAGTTGATGATGCGTGAAATTTATGGAATACTCCAAAACTGA
- the LOC121255766 gene encoding uncharacterized protein LOC121255766 isoform X2 produces MMISWIQSRSARSRINSKDLVSNWKSKSIHCIGVLFTDPSNSRSYTSQALNHPSGRILNQYVHPLKFASGETYSVLQSSSLQHWFKNWQKLREHKLTASTFAAAIGFWRRRRVQLWLEKIGAIEPFSGNLATCWNNIKEEEALERYKLITGNTVLFPEFQVYGERNPEDDWLAGSPDGVVDRLVYDLPSRGVLEIKCPFFNGDMSQAVPWSRVPLYCIPQAQGLMEIMDKDWMDFYVWTPKGSSLFRLYRDIEYWDVLKMALSDFWWKHVQPTKELCSKSVITNPLTQLRSLRPAPRHELCSYIVYESKHVVDNSKLMMREIYGILQN; encoded by the exons ATGATGATTTCGTGGATACAGAGCAGGAGTGCCAGGAGTAGAATAAATTCCAAAGACTTAGT ATCAAACTGGAAGAGTAAGAGTATCCATTGCATAGGTGTGCTCTTTACAGATCCAAGCAATAGTAGGAGCTACACTAGCCAGGCTCTTAATCATCCCTCTGGGAGAATCTTGAATCAATATGTTCACCCTCTAAAATTTGCGTCTGGTGAAACTTATTCTGTTCTTCAATCAAGTAGTCTTCAGCACTGGTTCAAAAACTGGCAAAAACTCAGGGAGCATAAATTGACAGCAAGCACTTTTGCTGCAGCTATTGGGTTTTGGCGTCGCCGAAGGGTTCAGCTGTGGTTAGAGAAAATTGGGGCAATTGAGCCATTTTCTGGAAACCTGGCTACCTGTTGGAACAATATTAAAGAAGAGGAAGCACTTGAAAGATACAAGCTCATAACCGGTAATACTGTTTTGTTTCCTGAATTTCAGGTCTATGGTGAGAGAAACCCAGAAGATGATTGGCTAGCAGGTTCACCAGATGGAGTAGTTGACAGGCTGGTTTATGATTTGCCTTCACGGGGAGTGCTTGAGATAAAGTGTCCATTTTTCAATGGAGATATGAGCCAGGCTGTCCCTTGGTCACGAGTCCCTCTTTACTGTATTCCACAAGCTCAGGGTTTAATGGAAATAATGGACAAGGATTGGATGGATTTCTATGTTTGGACTCCTAAAGGGAGTAGTCTATTTCGGCTATACAGAGATATAGAATACTGGGATGTGTTGAAAATGGCACTCTCTGATTTCTGGTGGAAACATGTCCAGCCAACCAAGGAGTTGTGCAGTAAATCTGTAATCACGAATCCTCTCACTCAATTACGTTCACTTAGGCCAGCTCCTAGGCATGAGTTATGTAGTTATATAGTTTATGAAAGTAAGCATGTTGTCGATAACTCCAAGTTGATGATGCGTGAAATTTATGGAATACTCCAAAACTGA